In Arvicola amphibius chromosome 1, mArvAmp1.2, whole genome shotgun sequence, one DNA window encodes the following:
- the LOC119799659 gene encoding olfactory receptor 13A1-like, giving the protein MAELQQFLERTSNVRHKEPAAKRIVCTPPKNPKGEQGQLTLRLCLLNTKIESFEFKPAVVVQCILTLDLNQELHKNGLSKSPTRSSLKLACQQAKDYPIVLEIRMGISRLKTSRRQMPQSPGKIPGTFDKGPNGHDSQPSSLEGIPRVEVTRGSQITMNNYTDVVEFVLQGFSGDPGFQVFFLAFFSIFYTMAVTGNTLIFMAISLNSSLHTPMYFFLANLALLDIACTSTVLPKLLEGLVGKDSHISYKGCLTQIFFISWFLGAELLLLTAMAYDRYVAICRPLHYSMLMSRPVCVLLAGSVWGISAINSSVNTGLLVRLHFCGHNQIRHFFCEIPALLLLPCSPTTLNNIMTVMADVFIGVVNFLFTMISYSFIIASILRILSAEGKKRAFSTCSAHLMVVTFYYSTIIYTYVQPGSGSSMENGKVVSLLYTTVGPILNPLIYSLRNKDVKVALRKVFPCVC; this is encoded by the exons ATACTAAAATTGAAAGTTTTGAATTCAAGCCAGCTGTTGTTGTTCAGTGTATATTGACATTGGATTTGAACCAAGAGCTGCACAAGAATGGCCTTTCTAAGTCACCTACAAGGAGCTCTTTGAAGTTAGCCTGCCAACAGGCTaaag ATTACCCAATAGTCCTGGAGATTAGGATGGGTATCTCCAGACTCAAAACTTCCAGAAGGCAGATGCCCCAAAGCCCAGGGAAAATTCCTGGAACTTTCGACAAA GGACCAAATGGACATGACTCTCAGCCAAGCTCTCTTGAAGGCATCCCCAGGGTAGAAGTCACCAGAGGG TCTCAAATCACAATGAACAACTATACGGATGTGGTAGAGTTTGTCCTGCAGGGATTCTCTGGGGATCCTGGGTTCCAGGTTTTCTTCCTggcctttttctccattttctataCTATGGCTGTTACAGGAAACACCCTCATTTTCATGGCCATCAgcctgaactcaagtcttcacacccccatgtacttcttccttgcAAACCTGGCCCTGTTGGACATTGCCTGCACATCCACTGTTCTTCCCAAGCTGCTGGAAGGTCTAGTGGGGAAGGATAGCCACATCTCTTATAAGGGATGCTTGACCCAGATATTTTTCATATCCTGGTTTCTGGGGGCTGAGCTGCTACTGCTCAcagccatggcctatgaccgctatgtggccatctgtcgCCCACTGCACTACAGCATGCTGATGAGTCGGCCTGTCTGTGTCCTGCTGGCGGGCAGTGTTTGGGGCATCAGTGCAATCAACTCATCTGTGAACACTGGCCTCTTGGTACGACTCCATTTCTGTGGCCACAATCAAATCCGCCACTTTTTTtgtgaaatcccagcactgctaCTGCTGCCTTGCAGCCCAACCACCCTCAACAACATCATGACTGTAATGGCAGATGTTTTTATTGGCGTGGTCAACTTCCTGTTTACCATGATATCCTACAGCTTCATCATTGCCAGCATCCTACGCATCCTCTCTGCAGAGGGTAAGAAGCGTGCTTTCTCCACCTGCTCTGCCCACCTAATGGTGGTCACCTTCTATTACTCCACTATCATCTATACCTATGTGCAGCCTGGCTCCGGATCTTCCATGGAAAATGGGAAGGTGGTTTCCTTATTGTACACAACAGTCGGTCCTATCCTGAATCCCCTCATTTACTCTCTGAGGAATAAGGATGTCAAAGTAGCCCTCAGGAAGGTGTTTCCCTGTGTCTGTTGA
- the LOC119827689 gene encoding olfactory receptor 226-like, producing MSARNNSSDVTEFILVGFPGSLGLHLSLLWLFLLAYMLTVTENLVIITVIYASPSLHKPMYLFLSNLSFLEVWYISVTVPKMLLSLLSPKFQRISFTGCMAQLYFFLALACTECALLGVMAYDRYVAVCNPLRYPAIMSPGLCSLLAGGSWFSGFTISLGKVFFISRLGYCGPNIMNHFFCDVSPLLNLACSDMSVAELVDFLLALLILLGPLVLTVFSYTAILSTVLRMPSAGGRQKAFSTCASHLAVVVIFYSASLFIYARPRAIYSFDCNKLVSVVYTVLTPLINPIIYCLRNQEVKQALRKVLQRLAQALGASA from the coding sequence ATGTCTGCCAGAAACAACAGCTCAGATGTGACTGAGTTCATCCTGGTAGGATTTCCAGGCTCCCTGGGGCTCCACTTAAGCCTTCTATGGCTCTTCCTGCTGGCTTACATGCTGACCGTGACAGAGAACTTGGTCATCATCACAGTAATCTACGCCAGTCCCTCGCTGCACAAACCTATGTACCTCTTCCTCAGCAACCTGTCCTTCCTAGAGGTTTGGTACATCTCCGTCACCGTGCCCAAAATGCTGCTCAGTCTGCTCTCACCCAAGTTCCAGCGCATCTCCTTCACCGGCTGCATGGCGCAACTGTACTTCTTCTTGGCGCTGGCCTGCACCGAGTGTGCGCTCTTGGGGGTCATGGCCTACGACCGCTATGTGGCCGTCTGCAACCCCCTTCGCTACCCAGCCATCATGAGCCCTGGTCTCTGCAGCCTCCTGGCTGGTGGTTCCTGGTTCTCTGGCTTCACCATCTCCCTAGGGAAGGTCTTCTTCATTTCCCGCCTGGGTTACTGTGGCCCCAATATCATGAACCACTTCTTCTGCGACGTGTCCCCGCTACTGAACCTCGCCTGCTCTGACATGTCCGTGGCAGAGCTCGTTGACTTCCTCCTGGCACTGCTCATCCTCCTGGGGCCCCTGGTGTTAACTGTCTTCTCCTACACGGCCATCCTCAGCACCGTGCTGCGCATGCCCTCCGCTGGGGGCAGGCAGAAGGCCTTCTCCACCTGCGCCTCGCACCTGGCGGTGGTGGTCATCTTCTACTCCGCCTCTCTCTTCATCTATGCCCGGCCACGGGCCATTTACTCCTTTGACTGCAACAAGCTCGTGTCAGTTGTCTACACAGTGCTCACACCCCTCATCAACCCGATCATCTACTGCCTGCGGAACCAGGAAGTCAAGCAGGCATTGCGCAAGGTGCTGCAGAGACTAGCCCAGGCTCTGGGAGCCTCCGCCTAG